One window of Bacillus alkalicellulosilyticus genomic DNA carries:
- the rodA gene encoding rod shape-determining protein RodA gives MEERKSYWQQIDYTLLFLLFLLMCISLLAIYSAGGQQYFVEPSHFVKRQVLWLVVGLVFMIGIMTIDFDLFRNFSIPLYIVGIIMLFLVEIIGVERNGSQRWIDLGGFFLLQPSEFVKIFVVIALAHLLYRVTKDGREKGFTSDIVLVGKILAIGLPPFFLILKQPDLGTALVIASIMATMILMAGVSWRVIGLLGAMVASGLGLLVWLHNNHPQIFSKFIKNHQMERIYGWLQPEEYAASHAYQLVEALRGIGSGQLYGSGFMNGIQSQSGRVPEIHTDFIFTIIGEEFGFIGATVLLVIYFFLFYRMILIAFSCNNLFGTYIVAGIVGLFVFQIFQNIAMTIGLMPVTGLALPFISYGGSALMTNMLAIGIVLNIKMRTRYYMFETEEA, from the coding sequence ATGGAAGAACGTAAATCATATTGGCAGCAAATCGATTACACGCTATTGTTCTTATTGTTTCTCTTAATGTGTATCTCTTTGCTAGCTATTTATAGTGCAGGAGGCCAACAATACTTTGTTGAACCTTCTCATTTTGTGAAACGACAAGTCTTATGGTTAGTCGTGGGTCTAGTATTTATGATCGGTATTATGACTATCGATTTTGACTTATTTCGGAATTTCTCAATTCCTTTGTATATTGTAGGAATTATTATGCTTTTTCTCGTTGAAATTATTGGAGTAGAGAGAAATGGGTCACAACGTTGGATCGACCTCGGTGGATTTTTTCTATTACAACCATCCGAGTTTGTAAAAATCTTTGTCGTCATTGCGTTAGCCCATTTACTATATAGGGTAACGAAAGATGGTAGGGAAAAAGGATTTACATCGGATATCGTTCTTGTTGGTAAAATACTGGCAATTGGTTTACCTCCTTTCTTTTTAATCTTGAAACAACCTGACTTAGGGACAGCACTTGTCATAGCAAGCATCATGGCGACAATGATTTTAATGGCAGGGGTATCATGGAGAGTCATTGGACTCCTAGGAGCAATGGTAGCGTCTGGACTAGGTTTATTAGTATGGCTACACAACAATCATCCACAGATTTTTTCAAAATTTATTAAAAATCATCAGATGGAACGTATTTATGGTTGGCTTCAACCCGAAGAGTATGCGGCAAGTCATGCCTATCAGTTGGTTGAGGCTTTACGAGGAATCGGTTCAGGTCAGCTTTACGGTAGTGGCTTTATGAATGGCATTCAGTCACAAAGTGGAAGAGTACCTGAAATTCATACGGATTTTATTTTTACAATCATTGGAGAAGAGTTTGGATTTATAGGGGCAACGGTTTTACTCGTTATTTATTTCTTCCTCTTTTATCGAATGATTTTAATTGCGTTTAGTTGCAATAACTTGTTTGGCACGTATATCGTAGCAGGAATTGTAGGACTGTTTGTCTTTCAAATTTTCCAAAACATCGCGATGACGATTGGCCTAATGCCGGTTACTGGTTTAGCTCTTCCTTTTATAAGTTACGGGGGAAGTGCACTCATGACCAATATGCTTGCCATAGGAATTGTCTTAAATATAAAAATGAGAACAAGGTATTATATGTTTGAAACCGAAGAAGCATAA
- the ftsW gene encoding putative lipid II flippase FtsW, with product MKQLFSKNHDWFLIGTIFLLTIFGLVMVFSSSYVWAFYQVGDYYFFIQRQLIWFGIATVMFIIFMNFSYPFYRKMSMPLVLLSILLLVLVVLFGVTVNHAQRWLDIGPFRIQPSEFVKIFMIIYLAQVYSSKQAYINKFIKGVLPPLIVVCVILGLIMKQPDLGTATSILLVTGLIVFFSGAKVVHLILLSSVGIGMFALFATSADYRMARLISYRDPFEYAAKEGYQLIQSYVAIAHGGLSGVGLGQSVQKLMYLPEPHTDFIFSIISEELGIIGVLFVLTCYSIILVKGVIIGAKCKNPFGSLLAYGITFQVAIQVVFNIGAVTGLLPITGIPLPLISNGGSSLLVTMVSLAILANIAKSNRKQQRNKEDLLQTA from the coding sequence ATGAAGCAGCTATTTTCAAAAAATCATGATTGGTTTCTAATAGGGACAATATTTCTATTAACCATTTTCGGCTTAGTTATGGTATTTAGCTCAAGCTATGTGTGGGCTTTTTACCAAGTGGGTGACTATTATTTCTTCATTCAAAGACAATTGATATGGTTTGGGATAGCGACAGTTATGTTTATTATATTTATGAATTTCTCCTATCCATTTTATCGTAAAATGTCTATGCCACTTGTACTTCTTTCAATTCTGTTATTAGTGTTAGTAGTTTTGTTTGGAGTCACTGTAAATCATGCGCAACGGTGGCTAGATATCGGGCCCTTCCGAATTCAGCCTTCCGAATTTGTTAAGATATTTATGATTATATATTTGGCGCAAGTATATTCATCGAAACAAGCGTATATTAATAAATTTATAAAAGGGGTACTACCTCCCCTTATTGTCGTCTGTGTTATACTTGGCTTGATAATGAAGCAACCTGATTTAGGAACTGCGACATCAATCTTGTTAGTGACTGGTTTGATTGTCTTTTTTTCGGGAGCAAAAGTGGTTCATTTAATTCTTCTTTCCTCGGTTGGAATTGGGATGTTTGCTTTGTTTGCAACTTCAGCGGATTATCGAATGGCAAGATTAATATCCTATCGTGATCCATTCGAATATGCGGCGAAAGAGGGTTATCAGTTGATTCAATCCTATGTTGCAATTGCTCATGGAGGTTTGTCAGGTGTCGGTTTAGGACAAAGCGTTCAAAAACTGATGTATCTCCCTGAACCTCACACTGATTTTATTTTTTCAATAATATCAGAAGAACTCGGTATTATTGGTGTATTATTTGTACTTACCTGCTATTCAATAATACTCGTAAAAGGAGTTATTATCGGAGCAAAATGTAAAAATCCGTTTGGAAGCCTACTAGCGTATGGAATAACGTTTCAAGTCGCTATTCAAGTAGTATTCAATATTGGGGCGGTTACTGGATTACTTCCTATTACAGGTATTCCGTTACCTTTAATAAGCAATGGTGGTTCTTCGTTACTTGTAACAATGGTATCTCTAGCGATTCTTGCAAATATCGCAAAGAGCAACCGCAAGCAACAGCGTAATAAAGAGGATTTGTTACAAACAGCTTAG
- a CDS encoding putative polysaccharide biosynthesis protein, whose protein sequence is MSDSKLIRGTKILTAATFASKLLGLLYIIPFTAIVGQTGMALYSYGYLPYMVLLSMATLGVPLAVSKFVSKYNALGDYHTGRKLFRSASIVMTLTGLLTFLLLYGLAPTISTWVVRDQSVLEGGTMEDIVFTIRMVSVALLVVPFMSVIRGYFQGFQSMGPTAVSQVVEQIVRIAFILSVTYLIIGVNNGDLGVAVGFATFGAFVGALGGLAVLGYYWFKRRHFLNEQLAESTVNHNIPLKSMYKELISYAIPLSFVGLAIPLFQLIDMFTVVNGLIARGFSKEEADVAFAVIAQTAHKLILIPVALATAFSITLVPTITKSFISGNKEQLQTQITQTYQIILFLTLPAAVGLSVLAYPAFGALYGLSEVEIGGEILRSYAPIALFFSLAAVTSAILQGMNRQKYAVIGLSLGLLVKISLNYWLVLTLEELGAVVGTYLGYTVLIIINVWAIGKFATYNYTLLLKRLILIGIFAAIMAGSVVITRTVLEVWIPLDTHLHAILLVAISTIVGGAVYMALSIRSHLAGKILGHRFARLKRQKVLDSNS, encoded by the coding sequence ATGTCTGATTCTAAATTGATACGTGGCACGAAAATATTAACGGCTGCCACATTTGCTTCAAAACTATTAGGCCTATTATATATTATTCCGTTTACTGCTATTGTTGGACAAACAGGAATGGCCTTATATTCATATGGCTATTTACCTTATATGGTGTTATTAAGTATGGCCACTTTAGGTGTACCGCTTGCGGTTTCGAAATTTGTTTCAAAATACAATGCGTTAGGAGACTATCATACAGGTAGGAAACTTTTTCGATCAGCTTCAATCGTTATGACGCTGACGGGTTTATTGACGTTTCTGCTTTTATATGGGTTAGCTCCAACGATTTCAACGTGGGTTGTTCGTGATCAAAGTGTTCTTGAAGGCGGGACAATGGAAGACATCGTGTTTACGATTCGAATGGTGAGTGTGGCTTTACTTGTCGTCCCGTTTATGTCAGTTATTCGAGGTTACTTTCAAGGCTTTCAATCGATGGGACCGACAGCAGTTTCCCAAGTGGTAGAACAAATCGTAAGGATAGCTTTTATCCTGAGTGTCACGTATTTAATAATCGGAGTAAACAACGGTGATTTAGGGGTTGCGGTTGGTTTTGCTACATTTGGGGCATTTGTAGGAGCATTGGGAGGTTTGGCTGTTCTCGGGTATTACTGGTTCAAAAGAAGACACTTCTTAAATGAACAGTTAGCCGAAAGTACAGTTAATCATAATATTCCTCTTAAGAGCATGTACAAGGAATTAATTTCATATGCGATCCCTCTTTCATTTGTAGGATTAGCAATTCCTTTGTTTCAGCTTATTGATATGTTTACAGTAGTGAATGGGTTAATTGCTCGTGGCTTTTCAAAGGAAGAAGCGGATGTGGCATTTGCGGTAATTGCTCAAACTGCACATAAGTTAATCCTTATACCTGTAGCTCTAGCGACTGCTTTTTCAATTACATTGGTACCTACAATAACAAAGTCGTTCATTTCAGGAAATAAAGAGCAACTGCAAACACAAATTACGCAAACCTATCAAATTATTTTATTTCTAACCTTACCAGCAGCAGTTGGCCTATCTGTATTAGCGTACCCAGCATTTGGGGCACTGTATGGTCTTTCAGAAGTGGAGATTGGTGGAGAAATTCTTAGATCTTATGCTCCCATTGCTTTGTTTTTCTCTCTAGCCGCAGTTACATCTGCTATCTTGCAGGGAATGAACCGTCAAAAATATGCAGTTATTGGTCTTTCCCTTGGTTTGCTAGTAAAGATTAGCCTTAACTATTGGTTAGTCTTAACACTAGAAGAACTAGGAGCTGTTGTTGGAACTTATCTCGGTTATACTGTATTAATCATCATTAATGTCTGGGCGATTGGAAAATTTGCTACTTACAATTACACTCTCCTGTTAAAGAGATTAATACTTATTGGTATATTTGCTGCTATAATGGCTGGAAGTGTTGTTATCACAAGAACGGTATTAGAAGTTTGGATTCCACTAGATACGCATTTACATGCCATTTTATTAGTTGCCATTTCAACGATTGTGGGTGGCGCCGTCTATATGGCGCTTAGCATAAGGTCTCATTTAGCTGGAAAAATATTAGGTCACCGCTTTGCGAGATTAAAACGGCAAAAGGTGTTGGATTCGAATTCGTAA
- a CDS encoding secondary thiamine-phosphate synthase enzyme YjbQ: protein MLINMSIKTKQRDQMIDITREVEKVLKEANVSDGMVTIYCPHTTAGITINENADPDVVHDMLMRLDEVYPWEHPKYLHMEGNSASHLKASTFGSSQTVIVSDGELVLGRWQGIYFCEFDGPRHRNYFIKLVKDTM from the coding sequence ATGCTAATAAATATGAGTATAAAAACAAAACAACGTGACCAAATGATTGATATTACAAGAGAAGTCGAGAAAGTGTTAAAGGAAGCTAACGTGTCTGATGGAATGGTTACTATCTACTGTCCGCACACCACGGCTGGAATCACCATCAATGAAAACGCAGACCCAGATGTGGTTCATGACATGTTAATGCGACTAGATGAAGTGTATCCTTGGGAGCATCCGAAATACTTACATATGGAAGGAAACTCAGCATCGCATTTAAAAGCAAGTACGTTCGGTTCAAGCCAAACTGTTATCGTTTCTGATGGAGAGCTTGTACTCGGAAGATGGCAGGGCATTTATTTTTGTGAATTTGATGGACCACGTCATCGTAATTATTTTATTAAGCTGGTCAAAGATACAATGTAG